Proteins from a genomic interval of Crassostrea angulata isolate pt1a10 chromosome 7, ASM2561291v2, whole genome shotgun sequence:
- the LOC128155239 gene encoding uncharacterized protein LOC128155239, with translation MLPVEIKTTEKHVPQGNNNSGEIIVPKYLEGVVPRIFKKNKGRTRPVDAKLKTNAKVWKHSLDLSGYKPEEIQVNCSGGNKVSVTAEKQSDARCRGVQVRRTVFVPGGVDMCNISSFVSDDGKLVIQAPYHKVSPGDTCKRCCLKRKLTEESEKSQGNNHAKKLRTEVIDNTNGTESRSDSESDDAEADLRHTMGVKSHPHSPVSGTPRRMGGANVGWTTEVGKTDPDAKNEFSVHDLSCPTKNVPRDAIESHHPHSAKIPTDQESQTSHPTSNNSSLKISPDLPNNTAKSTTPPPKVLGISAGSDISYRDIGRLPSVRRQSVALSIPIENFFPDRDSIVISLQGNTLTIKANRVSKVKNCELSELFLKELVFPSCFDCSSIRLAKDVGGSLIVTAEKHD, from the coding sequence ATGCTTCCAGTGGAAATTAAAACCACGGAGAAACATGTTCCTCAAGGAAATAATAACTCAGGAGAAATCATTGTACCAAAATATTTAGAGGGAGTCGTTCCgagaatatttaagaaaaacaagGGAAGAACTCGACCTGTTGATGCAAAGTTAAAAACTAATGCAAAAGTTTGGAAACATTCGCTTGATTTAAGTGGATACAAACCGGAGGAAATCCAAGTAAACTGTTCCGGTGGTAACAAGGTGTCTGTGACGGCGGAGAAACAAAGCGATGCTCGCTGTAGAGGGGTCCAGGTGAGGAGAACTGTGTTTGTGCCGGGGGGAGTGGACATGTGCAATATTTCTAGCTTTGTGTCGGACGATGGGAAACTGGTCATCCAGGCGCCCTACCATAAGGTGTCCCCCGGGGATACGTGCAAGAGGTGCTGTCTGAAGAGGAAGCTCACAGAAGAATCAGAAAAATCTCAGGGAAATAATCACGCTAAAAAGCTTAGGACAGAGGTGATCGATAACACTAATGGGACAGAAAGTCGATCCGATTCAGAATCCGACGATGCGGAGGCAGACCTACGTCACACAATGGGAGTGAAGTCACATCCTCATTCACCTGTCTCAGGGACCCCCCGGAGAATGGGTGGTGCCAATGTGGGGTGGACCACAGAGGTGGGGAAGACAGATCCTGATGCCAAAAATGAATTCAGTGTACACGATCTAAGTTGTCCAACTAAAAACGTTCCAAGGGATGCAATAGAATCTCATCATCCACATTCAGCCAAAATTCCCACGGACCAAGAGTCTCAAACCTCTCACCCTACATCTAATAACTCATCCCTCAAAATATCCCCCGACCTGCCAAACAACACTGCCAAATCCACGACCCCGCCCCCTAAAGTTTTGGGGATCAGTGCCGGCTCCGACATCTCCTATAGAGATATTGGTCGACTTCCGTCCGTGCGGCGACAGTCTGTGGCACTCAGTATCCCCATCGAGAACTTCTTCCCTGACCGAGACAGTATCGTCATCTCCCTACAGGGAAACACCCTGACCATCAAAGCTAACAGGGTGAGTAAAGTGAAGAACTGCGAACTCTCCGAACTGTTCCTGAAGGAACTCGTATTTCCGTCCTGCTTCGACTGCAGCTCAATCCGACTGGCCAAAGATGTCGGCGGCTCGCTAATCGTGACCGCCGAGAAACATGATTGA